A stretch of Halococcus saccharolyticus DSM 5350 DNA encodes these proteins:
- a CDS encoding phosphoglycerol geranylgeranyltransferase: MSAPWTEWDHIVKLDPDKTLVDGESYADVCKTGTDAIEIGGTTGMTEEKMTEVIEPCAAAGREHDVPVYIEPSHPGTVVHADGLSGYLVPTVFNAGDIAWLTGVHKEWARMDAEIDWDRTHTEAYIVLNPDSSVAEYTQANCDLDADEVAAYATVAERMFGQRIVYLEYSGTFGDPDVVTAASDALDDATLFYGGGIGDYDAAREMGGRADTVIVGDLVHDEGCDAVRETVRGAKEAGQEPVEPDR, encoded by the coding sequence ATGAGCGCCCCGTGGACGGAGTGGGACCACATCGTGAAGCTGGACCCCGACAAGACGCTCGTCGACGGCGAGAGCTACGCCGATGTCTGTAAGACGGGGACCGACGCCATCGAGATCGGCGGGACGACCGGGATGACTGAAGAAAAGATGACCGAGGTCATCGAGCCGTGTGCCGCCGCTGGCCGGGAGCACGACGTGCCGGTGTACATCGAGCCGAGCCACCCGGGAACCGTGGTCCACGCCGACGGCCTCAGTGGTTATCTGGTTCCAACCGTGTTCAACGCCGGCGACATCGCGTGGTTGACCGGCGTCCACAAGGAGTGGGCCCGGATGGATGCCGAGATCGACTGGGATCGAACTCACACCGAGGCGTACATCGTCCTGAACCCCGATTCTTCGGTAGCGGAGTACACCCAGGCGAACTGCGATCTCGACGCCGACGAAGTCGCGGCCTACGCCACGGTCGCCGAACGGATGTTCGGTCAGCGGATCGTCTACCTCGAATACTCGGGAACGTTCGGCGATCCCGACGTCGTGACCGCCGCGAGCGATGCGCTCGACGACGCCACTCTCTTCTACGGTGGCGGAATCGGCGACTACGATGCCGCACGCGAGATGGGGGGACGTGCTGACACGGTGATCGTCGGCGATCTCGTCCACGACGAGGGCTGCGACGCGGTCCGTGAGACCGTCCGTGGCGCGAAAGAAGCCGGCCAGGAGCCCGTCGAACCCGATCGCTGA
- a CDS encoding amphi-Trp domain-containing protein has product MPEEVLFETEQSMDRSEIASYLRTVADKLDAGDEIGLEAGDQHVTLAPPARPTFEVKAERETGSGPDELSVEFEIEWDEGESGAGGDGRLSIE; this is encoded by the coding sequence ATGCCCGAAGAGGTACTTTTCGAAACCGAGCAGTCGATGGACCGGAGCGAGATCGCCAGCTACCTGCGGACGGTGGCGGACAAGCTCGACGCCGGCGACGAGATCGGTTTGGAGGCCGGCGACCAGCACGTGACGCTCGCCCCGCCGGCGCGGCCGACGTTCGAGGTCAAAGCCGAACGCGAGACCGGCAGCGGCCCGGACGAGTTGAGCGTCGAGTTCGAGATCGAGTGGGACGAAGGCGAGTCGGGAGCTGGCGGGGACGGACGGCTCTCGATCGAGTGA
- a CDS encoding aldehyde dehydrogenase family protein, protein MSTDARTPEESRDEIRERHREAREELIPDEPAQHYIGGEFVESASGETFETRDPTTGEVLAEAQAGNSEDVDRAVEAAWDAYETEWSEADATKRQRVLNEIADRVEERRSDLARIESLDNGKPIREARADVALVADQFRYFAGATRTHGGDTVPSGSGKSIQTIREPYGVVGAVVPWNFPLLIATWKLAPALAAGNTVVLKPAEETPLSVLELVREIDDVVPDGVVNVVTGYGAEAGAPLTEHEDVRKVSFTGSTAVGKEVMKAAAENVSDVTLELGGKSPVVVFPDADIQQAVRVMMIAMFYNTGECCTAGTRLFVHEDIYEEFMEAFVESAEGLQMGDPLSKDTRLGPKVSEEQVERTLSYIEQARDDGARIVTGGGQPESDALADGCFVVPTVIDDIDHDSDPVQEEIFGPVEEVFAWSDYDEMMERANDVDYGLAAGVITNDLSKANRAARDIEAGNIWVNQYNDFPAGQPFGGYKQSGIGREQAEDTLEHYSQTKTINMNL, encoded by the coding sequence ATGTCCACCGACGCACGCACGCCCGAGGAGAGTCGCGACGAGATCAGGGAGCGCCACCGCGAGGCGCGCGAGGAGCTGATCCCCGACGAACCCGCACAGCACTACATTGGCGGCGAGTTCGTCGAGAGCGCGTCGGGCGAGACCTTCGAGACGCGCGACCCCACGACGGGCGAGGTGCTCGCCGAGGCTCAGGCAGGCAACAGCGAGGACGTCGATCGGGCCGTCGAGGCCGCGTGGGACGCCTACGAGACGGAGTGGTCCGAGGCCGACGCCACGAAGCGCCAGCGCGTGCTGAACGAGATCGCGGATCGGGTTGAGGAGCGCCGGAGCGATCTCGCGCGAATCGAGAGCCTCGACAACGGCAAACCCATCCGCGAGGCGCGCGCCGACGTCGCGCTCGTCGCCGACCAGTTCCGGTACTTCGCCGGGGCGACCCGAACCCACGGCGGCGACACCGTTCCTTCCGGGTCGGGCAAATCGATCCAGACGATCCGCGAGCCCTACGGCGTGGTCGGGGCGGTCGTGCCGTGGAACTTCCCGCTGCTGATCGCGACGTGGAAGCTCGCGCCCGCACTCGCGGCGGGCAACACGGTGGTGCTCAAACCCGCCGAGGAGACGCCGCTCTCGGTGCTCGAACTCGTTCGCGAGATCGACGACGTGGTGCCCGACGGCGTCGTCAACGTCGTCACGGGCTACGGGGCTGAGGCGGGCGCGCCGCTCACCGAACACGAGGACGTCCGAAAGGTTTCGTTCACTGGGTCGACCGCGGTCGGCAAGGAGGTCATGAAGGCCGCCGCGGAGAACGTCTCGGATGTCACCCTCGAACTCGGCGGGAAGAGTCCCGTCGTGGTGTTCCCCGACGCCGACATCCAGCAGGCGGTCCGGGTGATGATGATCGCGATGTTCTACAACACCGGTGAGTGCTGTACCGCGGGCACCCGACTGTTCGTCCACGAGGACATCTACGAGGAGTTCATGGAGGCGTTCGTCGAGAGCGCCGAGGGACTCCAGATGGGCGATCCGCTCTCGAAGGACACCCGACTCGGACCCAAAGTCTCCGAAGAGCAGGTCGAACGCACGCTCTCGTACATCGAGCAGGCGCGCGATGACGGCGCACGGATCGTGACTGGTGGGGGCCAGCCCGAGAGCGACGCGCTCGCCGACGGGTGTTTCGTGGTGCCGACGGTGATCGACGACATCGATCACGACTCCGACCCCGTGCAGGAGGAGATCTTCGGCCCGGTCGAGGAAGTGTTCGCGTGGTCGGACTACGACGAGATGATGGAGCGAGCCAACGATGTCGACTACGGTCTCGCGGCCGGCGTCATCACGAACGACCTCTCGAAAGCGAACCGTGCGGCCCGCGACATCGAGGCGGGCAACATCTGGGTCAACCAGTACAACGACTTCCCGGCGGGCCAGCCCTTCGGCGGGTACAAGCAGTCCGGAATCGGCCGCGAGCAGGCCGAGGATACCCTCGAACACTACTCCCAGACCAAGACGATCAACATGAATCTCTGA
- a CDS encoding 4-phosphopantoate--beta-alanine ligase, with amino-acid sequence MSEEPQIPVDPDDETEIPESHPRHESLLARHRIEAGVEKGITSLQGLIAQGRGETYDYLLGERTIESADAAARAAAAEFLLADHPVISVNGNVAALSPDAVVDLAQATDADIEVNLFNRTEERMAAIAEHLREHGASEVKGLAADGRIPGLDHARATVDADGIHAADVVLVPLEDGDRAAALDAMGKTEIVIDLNPLSRSAQVADIPIVDNLVRVLPLIAEHARDLRDASREELETIVQGFDREAALDAAERVIRSGASE; translated from the coding sequence ATGAGCGAGGAGCCGCAGATTCCCGTCGATCCGGACGACGAGACGGAGATCCCGGAGTCACACCCCCGCCACGAGTCGCTGCTTGCGCGCCACCGGATCGAGGCCGGTGTCGAGAAGGGCATTACCTCGTTGCAGGGACTCATCGCACAAGGGCGCGGCGAGACGTACGACTACCTGCTCGGCGAACGAACCATCGAGAGCGCCGACGCAGCCGCCCGCGCCGCGGCCGCCGAGTTCCTGCTCGCCGACCACCCCGTGATCTCGGTGAACGGAAACGTCGCAGCGCTCTCGCCCGATGCGGTGGTCGATCTCGCCCAAGCGACGGACGCCGACATCGAGGTGAACCTCTTCAATCGTACCGAGGAACGAATGGCGGCGATCGCCGAACATCTTCGCGAGCACGGAGCGAGCGAGGTGAAGGGTCTGGCAGCTGACGGCCGGATCCCGGGGCTCGACCACGCTCGCGCGACGGTCGACGCCGACGGCATCCACGCCGCCGACGTCGTGCTCGTTCCGCTGGAGGACGGCGATCGGGCGGCAGCGCTCGATGCGATGGGTAAAACCGAGATCGTGATCGACCTCAACCCCCTCTCACGGTCGGCTCAGGTCGCCGATATCCCGATCGTCGACAACCTGGTTCGTGTACTCCCACTGATCGCGGAGCACGCCCGGGACCTTCGCGACGCATCGCGCGAGGAGCTCGAAACGATCGTTCAGGGATTCGATCGCGAGGCGGCGCTCGACGCGGCCGAGCGCGTGATCCGGTCGGGCGCGTCGGAGTGA
- a CDS encoding EamA family transporter: MDVPEVSSAVVFGSLTMVSWGIWIVVGNAASESIDPKTAAAISYLVAALLAVGFVIVSGASLAITPRGGALAGVAGVFAGIGFISMYVGLSRGSTTVVSTLGAMYFVVAAFIGMAALGDEFTTTRVAGLLLAGVAVVLVAQ, from the coding sequence ATGGACGTCCCTGAGGTGAGTTCGGCTGTGGTATTCGGATCGCTGACGATGGTCTCGTGGGGAATCTGGATCGTCGTGGGGAACGCTGCCTCGGAATCAATCGACCCGAAGACGGCCGCCGCAATATCGTATCTCGTCGCAGCCCTCCTTGCAGTCGGGTTCGTTATCGTGTCAGGTGCCTCGCTGGCCATCACGCCACGGGGCGGGGCGCTCGCTGGTGTGGCTGGAGTGTTCGCCGGAATCGGCTTCATCTCCATGTACGTCGGTCTCTCACGTGGCTCAACGACGGTCGTTTCGACTCTCGGTGCCATGTATTTCGTCGTCGCAGCGTTCATCGGGATGGCCGCGCTCGGAGACGAGTTCACCACCACGAGAGTCGCAGGACTCCTGCTCGCGGGTGTTGCTGTCGTCCTCGTCGCTCAATGA
- a CDS encoding formate/nitrite transporter family protein, with protein MNDENDASEAIAESTDHAASGAPDAGWAIGDRFSSEEIFQRVLATADEEVATGTRELLFSGLAAGFAIVITFVGHAAVSAYFPESTLLGSLLYPIGFIYIILGRYQLYTENTLPPVALVLARLASLPMMMRVWVVVLVGNVLGAALGVFVLANSHVLSTAAMQAGADFTRTGLETAWWDVFFKALFAGWLVAGVVWLGHAVQDSVTRLLLIYIVFYTIAAAELYHVVTTAADALFYVFIGEAGLLTVGYAFWLPVLLGNTVGGVFLVALVNYGQTERQRFPEVRELSLREWLVGWEGGREREPVNVEEAGPRNDD; from the coding sequence ATGAACGACGAGAACGACGCGAGCGAGGCGATCGCCGAGTCGACCGATCACGCCGCTTCGGGCGCGCCCGACGCCGGCTGGGCGATCGGTGACCGCTTCTCCTCGGAGGAGATCTTCCAGCGAGTGCTCGCCACCGCCGACGAGGAGGTCGCCACCGGCACTCGCGAACTGCTCTTCAGCGGTCTCGCCGCGGGCTTTGCCATCGTCATCACGTTCGTCGGTCACGCGGCGGTGAGCGCGTACTTCCCCGAGAGCACGCTGCTCGGCTCTCTCCTGTATCCGATCGGCTTCATTTACATCATTCTCGGGCGCTACCAGCTCTACACCGAGAACACGCTGCCACCCGTGGCGCTGGTGCTGGCTCGCCTTGCCAGCCTGCCGATGATGATGCGCGTCTGGGTCGTCGTACTGGTCGGCAACGTCCTCGGGGCCGCTCTCGGCGTGTTCGTCCTCGCCAACAGTCACGTGCTCTCGACCGCGGCAATGCAAGCGGGTGCTGACTTCACCCGGACGGGGCTCGAAACCGCCTGGTGGGACGTGTTCTTCAAGGCGCTCTTTGCGGGCTGGCTCGTTGCCGGCGTGGTGTGGCTCGGTCACGCCGTCCAGGACTCGGTCACGCGCCTGCTCCTCATCTACATCGTGTTCTACACGATCGCCGCCGCGGAGCTCTACCACGTCGTCACCACCGCGGCCGACGCGCTCTTTTACGTGTTCATCGGGGAAGCCGGACTTCTCACCGTCGGCTACGCGTTCTGGCTTCCGGTGTTGCTCGGCAACACCGTCGGTGGCGTCTTTCTGGTTGCACTCGTGAACTACGGGCAGACCGAACGCCAGCGCTTCCCCGAAGTCCGTGAACTCTCGCTGCGCGAGTGGCTCGTCGGCTGGGAGGGTGGCCGCGAGCGTGAGCCGGTGAACGTCGAGGAAGCCGGGCCCAGAAACGACGACTGA
- the aspS gene encoding aspartate--tRNA(Asn) ligase: MQDRTHAAAATPGETVTVAGWAHEIRDLGGIAFLIVRDRTGKIQIKFEKDAMDDELVEAGTDLTRESVVAVTGEVEEEERAPTGVEIVPESVEVIAPAEPELPLDPSEKVGAELPTRLDNRTLDLRREEAKAIFEIRAEVLRAAREAFRDLECTEINTPKIVATGTEGGTELFPITYFGQEAFMNQSPQLFKQLMVGSGLERVFEVGPIFRAEEHNTPRHLNEATSIDFESAFIDHEEAMDACEQVVRAAYEGVAANCTDQLDTLGYDDFSVPEEAFPRLTYEEAIERINATGELDEQLVWGDDLPTEGEKALGSDVGGHYFVTDWPSEIKPFYIKDHDDGELSTGFDMMAPNMELVSGGQREHRHDHLVEGFEQQGLDPEAFEYYTKMFKYGMPPHAGWAIGAERLVMTMLDLPNIREAVLFPRDRQRLSP; encoded by the coding sequence ATGCAGGACCGAACCCACGCCGCCGCGGCCACACCGGGCGAGACGGTGACGGTTGCAGGCTGGGCACACGAGATCCGCGACCTCGGCGGAATCGCCTTCCTGATCGTCCGAGACAGGACGGGGAAGATTCAGATCAAGTTCGAGAAAGACGCGATGGACGACGAACTTGTCGAGGCCGGCACCGACCTCACCCGCGAGAGTGTCGTCGCTGTCACCGGCGAGGTCGAAGAAGAGGAACGCGCACCGACCGGCGTCGAGATCGTTCCCGAGTCGGTCGAGGTGATCGCGCCCGCTGAACCCGAACTCCCGCTCGACCCCTCCGAGAAGGTCGGGGCCGAACTCCCGACCCGGCTCGACAACCGCACCCTCGATCTCCGGCGCGAGGAGGCAAAGGCAATCTTCGAGATCCGCGCCGAGGTGCTCCGGGCCGCCCGCGAGGCGTTCCGCGATCTGGAGTGCACCGAGATCAACACCCCGAAGATCGTCGCCACCGGTACTGAAGGGGGGACCGAACTGTTCCCGATTACCTACTTCGGGCAGGAAGCGTTCATGAACCAGTCGCCACAGCTGTTCAAGCAGCTGATGGTCGGCAGTGGTCTGGAGCGCGTTTTCGAGGTCGGGCCGATCTTCCGGGCCGAGGAGCACAACACGCCACGCCATCTCAACGAGGCGACCTCGATCGACTTCGAGTCGGCGTTCATCGACCACGAGGAGGCGATGGACGCGTGCGAGCAGGTTGTCCGGGCAGCCTACGAGGGCGTCGCCGCGAACTGCACCGACCAGCTCGACACGCTCGGCTACGACGACTTTTCGGTTCCCGAGGAGGCGTTCCCGCGGCTGACTTACGAAGAGGCGATCGAGCGCATCAACGCCACCGGCGAGCTCGACGAGCAGTTGGTGTGGGGCGACGACCTCCCGACCGAGGGCGAGAAGGCGCTCGGCAGCGACGTCGGCGGTCACTACTTCGTGACCGACTGGCCGAGCGAGATCAAACCGTTCTACATCAAGGACCACGACGACGGCGAACTTTCGACGGGGTTCGACATGATGGCCCCGAACATGGAGCTCGTCTCGGGCGGCCAGCGTGAGCACCGCCACGACCACCTCGTCGAGGGCTTCGAACAGCAGGGCCTCGACCCCGAGGCGTTCGAGTACTACACCAAGATGTTCAAGTACGGGATGCCGCCCCACGCCGGCTGGGCGATCGGTGCCGAGCGCCTCGTGATGACGATGCTCGATCTGCCGAACATCCGGGAGGCCGTCCTCTTCCCACGGGATCGCCAGCGTTTGAGTCCCTGA
- a CDS encoding inorganic phosphate transporter, translated as MVAAGTAAILVVATVASLFMAWTIGAGSSGSTPFAPAVGARAISVMRAGFLVGILGFLGAVLQGANVADAVGTGLVGGIALSPTASTVLLLLAAGLVAIGIFTGYPIATAFTVTGAVVGVGLGLGGSPVWPKYAEIGALWILTPFVGGGIAYITARTLRHEAIPERYTVPILGGIVGLIVANVPFTLLGSGSGGGSIAATVATELPVSTAVGTGLVSVIVAGLVAGALVWDLGSGVDSAERHFLLALGGLVAFSAGGSQVGLAVGPLLAAFQGTTLPFSVSLLALLVFGGIGLLAGSWMGAPRMIKAIAQDYSSLGPRRSIAALIPSFAIAQTAVVFGIPVSFNEIIVSAVIGSGFAAGGGGVSAQKMGYTVLAWIGSLALALGAGYAVITAIELL; from the coding sequence ATGGTTGCGGCCGGAACGGCAGCCATCCTCGTCGTGGCGACTGTCGCGAGCCTGTTCATGGCGTGGACCATCGGTGCGGGATCGTCGGGATCGACGCCCTTTGCGCCCGCCGTGGGCGCACGCGCCATCTCGGTGATGCGCGCGGGCTTTCTCGTCGGCATTCTCGGCTTCCTGGGCGCGGTGCTCCAGGGCGCGAACGTCGCGGACGCGGTCGGCACAGGACTGGTCGGCGGGATTGCGCTCTCGCCGACGGCCTCGACGGTGCTCCTCCTGCTCGCGGCGGGGCTCGTCGCGATCGGCATCTTCACCGGGTATCCGATCGCCACGGCGTTCACCGTGACGGGCGCGGTCGTCGGCGTCGGGCTCGGACTCGGCGGCAGTCCTGTCTGGCCGAAGTACGCCGAGATCGGCGCGCTGTGGATACTCACGCCGTTCGTCGGTGGCGGTATCGCGTACATCACCGCACGGACGCTTCGACACGAAGCGATCCCCGAGCGCTACACCGTCCCGATCCTCGGCGGGATCGTCGGACTCATCGTGGCGAACGTCCCCTTTACCCTTCTCGGCTCGGGGTCCGGTGGGGGGTCGATCGCCGCCACAGTAGCGACGGAGCTCCCGGTTTCGACGGCGGTCGGGACGGGACTCGTGTCGGTCATCGTCGCCGGTCTCGTCGCTGGCGCGCTCGTCTGGGACCTCGGCTCCGGCGTCGACAGCGCCGAGCGCCACTTCCTGCTCGCGCTCGGCGGCCTCGTGGCGTTCTCGGCGGGCGGGAGCCAGGTCGGGCTCGCGGTCGGCCCGCTGCTCGCCGCGTTTCAGGGAACGACGCTACCGTTCTCGGTGTCGTTGCTCGCGCTACTGGTGTTCGGCGGGATCGGCCTGCTCGCCGGATCGTGGATGGGTGCGCCCCGGATGATCAAGGCGATCGCGCAGGACTACTCCTCGCTCGGCCCGCGGCGATCCATCGCGGCGCTCATCCCCTCCTTCGCGATCGCCCAGACGGCGGTCGTCTTTGGGATCCCGGTGTCGTTCAACGAGATCATCGTCAGCGCAGTGATCGGCAGCGGCTTTGCGGCCGGTGGGGGCGGCGTCAGCGCACAGAAGATGGGCTATACGGTGCTAGCGTGGATCGGGTCGCTCGCGCTCGCGCTCGGCGCTGGCTACGCCGTGATCACCGCGATCGAGCTGCTCTGA
- a CDS encoding DNA topoisomerase I, whose translation MELIITEKETAARNIAEILSGESADVDRRNGVNVYKWGGRRCVGLSGHVVENDFPPEYSNWRDVEPVELIDAEVVVEPHESRENIVRTLRLLARDADGVIIATDYDREGELIGKEAHDIVRDVTDAPIRRARFSSFAEPEVREAFDDLDDLDFELAAAGEARQEIDLVWGAALTRFLSLSAKQMGSDFISVGRVQSPTLKLIVDREREIEAFDPDDYWELFCDLAKDEATFEAQYFYDDDGSEAERVWDGDVAEAVYDALRGASTAAVEEVRRRTRTDDPPTPFNTTQYIRAASSLGYSAQRAMSLAEELYTAGYITYPRTDNTVYPDDLDVAELLSEFTDHSEFGDDADALLKNEPTPTEGDEETTDHPPIHPTGELPSTTELGDDERAVYELVVRRFFATVADPAEWEHLRVTAVAGDHQLKANGKRLLEPGYHAVYPYVDSTENHVPDVEEGDELPVSDVRSEAKETQPPRRRGQSRLIETMESMGIGTKATRHNTIEKLYDRGYIENDPPRPTTLAKAVVDAGERFAEQVVSEEMTEQLEADMDAIASGEITLNEVTDESREMLSTVFEELHDSREAIGDYLRNSLKVDKTLGPCPDCGAALLVRRSRHGSYFVGCDGYPDCEFTLPLPSSGKPVIQEETCDEHELRAVKMLDGRNTFVHGCPICAAEDADETEDRVIGMCPECGNEEGATPEGSRGEGGDGEAQSASDRSSGRSPREDAAGAGGELAIKSLRTGSRLAGCTRYPDCEYSLPLPRRGEIEVTDEYCEEHDLPELVVHSGDDPWELGCPVCNYQEYQERQAATDLEDLDGLGAKTAEKLAAVGIESLTDLREGEADAVAAEVQGVSADNVRKWQAKAD comes from the coding sequence ATGGAGCTGATCATCACGGAGAAGGAGACCGCGGCGCGAAACATCGCCGAGATCCTGAGCGGTGAGAGCGCGGATGTCGATCGACGCAACGGCGTCAACGTCTACAAGTGGGGCGGTCGGCGGTGCGTCGGACTCTCCGGCCACGTGGTCGAGAACGACTTCCCGCCGGAGTATTCGAACTGGCGCGACGTCGAACCCGTCGAACTCATCGACGCCGAGGTGGTCGTCGAGCCACACGAGAGTCGCGAGAACATCGTCCGTACCCTCCGGCTGCTCGCCCGGGACGCCGACGGCGTCATCATCGCCACCGACTACGACCGCGAGGGCGAACTCATCGGGAAGGAGGCCCACGACATCGTGCGGGACGTGACCGACGCCCCGATCCGGCGGGCGCGCTTCTCGTCGTTCGCCGAACCCGAGGTGCGCGAGGCGTTCGACGATCTCGACGACCTCGATTTCGAACTCGCGGCCGCCGGAGAAGCACGCCAGGAGATCGACCTCGTCTGGGGCGCGGCGCTGACCCGCTTTCTCTCGCTGTCGGCGAAACAGATGGGGAGCGACTTCATCAGCGTCGGGCGGGTCCAGTCGCCGACCCTGAAGCTGATCGTCGACCGCGAACGCGAGATCGAGGCGTTCGATCCCGACGACTACTGGGAGCTGTTCTGCGATCTGGCGAAGGACGAGGCGACATTCGAGGCACAATACTTCTACGACGATGACGGCAGCGAGGCCGAGCGGGTCTGGGATGGCGACGTGGCGGAAGCGGTGTACGACGCCCTCCGCGGGGCGAGCACGGCGGCAGTCGAGGAAGTCCGCCGACGCACACGAACTGACGACCCACCTACCCCGTTCAACACCACCCAGTACATCCGCGCCGCGAGTTCGCTCGGCTACTCCGCCCAGCGCGCGATGAGCCTCGCCGAGGAGCTCTACACCGCGGGCTACATCACCTACCCCCGGACCGACAACACCGTCTATCCCGACGATCTCGACGTCGCGGAGCTGCTCTCCGAGTTCACCGACCACTCCGAGTTCGGCGACGACGCCGATGCGCTCCTGAAGAACGAGCCGACTCCCACAGAGGGCGACGAGGAGACCACCGACCATCCGCCGATCCACCCCACCGGGGAGCTCCCTTCGACGACTGAACTCGGCGACGACGAGCGTGCGGTGTACGAACTCGTCGTCCGGCGTTTCTTCGCGACCGTTGCCGACCCCGCCGAGTGGGAGCATCTCCGGGTGACCGCCGTGGCCGGCGACCACCAGTTGAAAGCCAACGGCAAGCGCCTCCTGGAGCCGGGGTATCACGCGGTCTACCCCTACGTCGATTCCACCGAGAACCACGTGCCGGACGTCGAGGAGGGCGACGAACTGCCGGTGAGCGACGTCCGGAGCGAGGCCAAGGAAACCCAGCCGCCGCGCCGGCGCGGCCAGTCTCGACTGATCGAGACGATGGAGTCGATGGGGATCGGGACGAAGGCGACCCGCCACAACACCATCGAGAAGCTCTACGATCGGGGGTACATCGAGAACGACCCGCCGCGGCCGACGACGCTCGCGAAGGCGGTCGTCGACGCCGGCGAGCGCTTTGCCGAGCAGGTCGTGAGCGAAGAGATGACCGAGCAGCTCGAAGCCGACATGGACGCGATCGCGAGCGGCGAAATTACCCTCAACGAGGTGACCGACGAGTCCCGCGAGATGCTGTCGACCGTTTTCGAGGAACTCCACGACTCGCGCGAGGCGATCGGCGACTACCTTCGAAACTCGCTCAAGGTCGACAAGACCCTCGGGCCGTGTCCCGACTGCGGGGCGGCCCTGCTCGTCCGCCGGAGCCGCCACGGCTCGTACTTCGTCGGCTGTGACGGCTACCCCGACTGTGAGTTCACTCTGCCGCTACCCTCTTCGGGCAAACCGGTGATCCAGGAGGAAACGTGCGACGAACACGAACTTCGGGCGGTGAAGATGCTCGACGGCCGGAACACGTTCGTTCATGGGTGTCCGATCTGCGCAGCCGAGGACGCCGACGAGACCGAAGACCGTGTGATCGGTATGTGTCCGGAATGTGGCAACGAGGAGGGCGCGACGCCGGAGGGGTCGCGAGGCGAAGGCGGCGATGGCGAGGCGCAGAGCGCCTCGGACCGTTCGAGCGGGCGGAGCCCGCGGGAAGACGCCGCCGGAGCGGGCGGCGAACTCGCGATCAAGTCCCTCCGGACGGGCTCGCGCCTCGCCGGCTGCACGCGGTATCCTGACTGCGAGTATTCCTTACCCCTTCCGCGCCGTGGCGAGATCGAGGTCACCGACGAGTACTGCGAGGAGCACGACCTGCCCGAGCTCGTGGTCCACTCGGGCGACGATCCGTGGGAACTCGGCTGTCCGGTGTGTAACTACCAGGAATACCAGGAGCGCCAAGCCGCCACGGACCTCGAAGATCTCGATGGACTGGGAGCGAAGACCGCCGAGAAGCTCGCCGCCGTCGGGATCGAGAGCCTCACCGATCTCCGGGAGGGCGAGGCAGACGCAGTCGCCGCCGAGGTCCAGGGCGTGAGCGCCGACAACGTCCGAAAATGGCAAGCAAAGGCGGATTGA
- a CDS encoding pantoate kinase — translation MSMSAGERSERTANPTQAFVPGHVTGFFSVHPHDDPRNAGSRGAGLALTDGVTVTLTPANETAATTITLGGESVEMAAVTRTLDTLDVAARVAVETPLPVSAGFGVSGGAALGAAFAANACFDLERTENELVEVAHAAEVAAGTGLGDVVAQARGGVPLRLEPGAPPHGALDGIPVRADRRIEYVSFGGRSTEAILSGDTDILSAAGERALATLREAPTLEHLVSCSAAFAREAELLTERVDAAIAAVEAAGGAASMAMLGETVFALDTGLSDAGYEPSICAIHPPGAGVVRPDAK, via the coding sequence ATGTCGATGTCGGCCGGGGAACGAAGTGAGCGGACGGCGAACCCAACGCAGGCGTTCGTCCCCGGCCACGTTACCGGATTCTTCAGCGTTCATCCTCACGATGACCCCCGCAATGCGGGGTCGCGCGGAGCCGGACTCGCGCTCACCGACGGCGTGACGGTTACGCTCACGCCAGCGAACGAAACGGCCGCGACAACCATCACCCTCGGCGGCGAATCCGTCGAGATGGCGGCCGTGACGCGCACGCTCGACACGCTCGATGTTGCCGCTCGCGTTGCCGTCGAGACGCCGTTGCCGGTGAGTGCGGGCTTCGGCGTCTCGGGCGGTGCGGCGCTCGGCGCGGCGTTCGCGGCGAACGCTTGCTTCGATCTCGAACGCACCGAAAACGAGTTGGTCGAGGTAGCTCACGCTGCGGAGGTCGCTGCCGGAACGGGACTCGGCGACGTGGTGGCTCAAGCGCGCGGCGGCGTACCACTCAGGCTGGAGCCGGGCGCGCCACCCCACGGCGCTCTCGACGGGATTCCAGTTCGGGCGGACAGGCGAATCGAGTACGTCTCGTTCGGCGGGCGCTCGACCGAGGCGATCCTCAGCGGCGACACCGACATACTGTCGGCAGCCGGCGAGCGCGCACTCGCCACGCTCCGCGAGGCACCGACGCTCGAACACCTCGTATCGTGCTCGGCGGCGTTCGCCCGCGAGGCCGAGCTGCTGACCGAACGGGTCGACGCCGCCATCGCCGCAGTCGAGGCCGCGGGTGGCGCGGCGTCGATGGCGATGCTCGGCGAAACGGTGTTCGCGCTCGACACCGGCCTCTCGGATGCCGGCTACGAGCCTTCGATCTGTGCGATCCACCCGCCAGGCGCGGGAGTCGTCAGGCCCGACGCCAAGTGA